CATGAAAGAACCTTGATAGATACGCATGCGCACTTAAGTAGGTCAGATGTGTATGGCTATGCAGATGAATTGATAAGTGAGGCTCATAAGGAGGGATTACTTGGTATTATCAATGTAACAATGAGACTTAATGAAGTACGGAATGCATTAAGTCTCGTAAATAAGTATAGAGGTTTTGTCTATACTGCATTGGGATATGATTATAGTGGTTTCGATATTAAGGAGGTCCAGGAAATCATGAGAGCTATTAATGAAAAGAGGGATTTACTCGTTGGTATTGGTGAGGTTGGTTTAGACTATAGTAAGGTTAGGGATAAGGTGCTTAGGGAAATTTCACGACACATATTCACTAAGTGGGTATTATTTGCTAAGGACCTTAATCTACCACTCATTATTCATTCTAGGGATGCTGAAAATGATATTATAGAAATACTAAGTAAGTACGGACCCGTTAAATGCGTAATGCACGCATTCAGCGGTAATAGAAACCAGGTAACTAAATTACTGGATTTAGGATGTTACTTTTCTATACCGCCAACCATAGTTAGATCGCAACAAAAAAGAGACCTGGCGACAATGGTTCCGCTTAATCGGTTACTCCTCGAAAGCGACACACCCGAGTTAGGGCCTAGGCCTGGTGAGGAATCGAGACCTATTCATATTAAGATCGTATTGGCAGAATTATCGAAAATACTTAATACTAACCTAGGGGAATTAAGTCATATAATCGTTGAGAACACATTATCATTATTTCAATTAGATTAGAGAGAATAATCAGTCCTGCGTGGTCTCTTCATTGTTCATATCTCCGGTCCTCATCATTAATCTTATTTCCTTTAGTAATAAATAATTTATTAACCCATTGATAGGTTATCTAAATCGAGGAATT
This is a stretch of genomic DNA from Vulcanisaeta moutnovskia 768-28. It encodes these proteins:
- a CDS encoding TatD family hydrolase gives rise to the protein MIDTHAHLSRSDVYGYADELISEAHKEGLLGIINVTMRLNEVRNALSLVNKYRGFVYTALGYDYSGFDIKEVQEIMRAINEKRDLLVGIGEVGLDYSKVRDKVLREISRHIFTKWVLFAKDLNLPLIIHSRDAENDIIEILSKYGPVKCVMHAFSGNRNQVTKLLDLGCYFSIPPTIVRSQQKRDLATMVPLNRLLLESDTPELGPRPGEESRPIHIKIVLAELSKILNTNLGELSHIIVENTLSLFQLD